From Mustela erminea isolate mMusErm1 chromosome 1, mMusErm1.Pri, whole genome shotgun sequence, a single genomic window includes:
- the RASAL3 gene encoding RAS protein activator like-3 — translation MDPPSPCKTSQTQQAAASSPLTSYRWHTGGDGEKVAGGSRWGRLAGWGRALSHQEPRVSSQPASRSLFRRVLSAPPKESRTSRLRLSKTLWARHKSLPLEPGPEPEAQEPEPEPETPAPQIPEAPTPDVPIWNIGAFALLDGKLVLLGGEEEGPRRPRAGSASSEGSIRVAVGNLRDPDRTSGKTEPDTAGPNQVHNVRGLLKRLKEKKKARSELGASASRDGPPSALGSRESLATLSELDLGAERDVRVWPLHPSLLEEPHCFQVTWTGGSRCFSCRSAAERDRWMEDLRRHFQPSQDNLEREETWLSVWVHEAKGLPRAAAGTAGVRAELWLDGALLARTAPRAGPGQLFWAERFHFEALPPARRLSLRLRGAGPGGAALGRVALALEELGVPRAPAAGLERWFPLLGAPVGAALRARIRARRLRVLPSERYKELAEFLTFHYARLCGALEPALSAQAKEELAAAMVRVLQATGRAQALVTDLGTAELARSGGREALLFRENTLATKAIDEYMKLVAQDYLQATLGQVVQRLCASSEDCEVDPSKCPAPELPQHQTRLRNSCEEVFQNIIHSYNWFPAELGTVFSGWREACKARGSEALGPRLVCASLFLRLLCPAILAPSLFGLAPEHPAPGPARTLTLIAKVIQNLANSAPFGEKEAYMGFMNSFLEDHGPAMQHFLDQVAMVDVDAAPSGYQGSSDLALQLAVLHAQLCTIFAELDQATRDSLEPLPTILRAIEEGRPVPVTVPMRLPPPPAQVHSSFSAGEKPGFLAPRDLPKHTPLISKSQSFSVHGVHGAGSWARPQPDEERLPRPPRPVQRTQSVPAGRPARRRPSAGPRPRPKSSLRTGPAPRSRPWTGASASLPRKPSVPWQRQLDQPRDRDQALGTHRPVGKLAELQREVAALREEQKALSGLVESLGTHLRVLTEKQEQLQGQLQDLDSRLREGTPQSDPGHGAPSSEDHRLENLERRLAEMERTQAQLRNVVDGLQLPRTSGSRSQPLPLKPPCINGDTT, via the exons ATGGACCCACCATCACCTTGCAAGACCTCCCAAACCCAACAGGCAGCAGCTTCATCCCCGCTAACCTCCTACCGCTGGCACACAGGAGGCGATGGGGAGAAAGTAGCCGGAGGCTCCCGCTGGGGCCGACttgcaggctggggcagggcatTAAGCCACCAGGAGCCCAGAGTGAGCAGCCAGCCTgcctctcgctctctcttccgTCGTGTCCTCTCTGCGCCCCCCAAGGAGTCACGCACAAGCCGCCTGAGGCTATCCAAGACCCTCTGGGCAAGGCATAAGAGCCTGCCGCTGGAGCCAGGACCAGAGCCAGAGGCCCAAG AgcctgagccagagccagagaCCCCTGccccacagatccctgaggcCCCCACACCTGATGTACCCATCTGGAACATTGGGGCCTTCGCCCTGCTCGATGGGAAGCTGGTGCTGcttgggggtgaggaggag GGTCCACGCCGGCCCCGGGCAGGGAGCGCTAGCTCTGAAGGCAGCATCAGGGTAGCCGTGGGAAACCTCAGGGATCCAG ATCGGACCTCTGGAAAGACTGAGCCAGACACGGCTGGCCCCAACCAGGTCCACAACGTTCGG GGATTGCTCAAGCggctgaaagagaagaaaaaggccaGGTCAGAGCTCGGAGCCAGTGCCTCCCGAGATGG ACCCCCCAGTGCTCTGGGATCTCGGGAGTCGCTGGCCACACTCTCCGAGCTGGACCTGGGTGCTGAGCGGGATGTAAGGGTTTGGCCACTGCACCCCAGCCTCCTGGAGGAGCCCCACTGCTTCCAG GTAACGTGGACCGGCGGGAGCCGCTGCTTCTCTTGCCGCTCCGCGGCTGAGAGAGACCGCTGGATGGAGGACCTTCGCCGCCACTTCCAGCCCAGCCAG GACAACTTGGAACGGGAAGAGACGTGGTTGAGCGTGTGGGTGCACGAGGCAAAGGGACTGCCCCGAGCGGCGGCGGGGACAGCAGGCGTGCGCGCCGAGCTGTGGCTGGACGGCGCTCTACTAGCGCGCACAGCGCCGCGGGCTGGCCCGGGCCAGCTCTTCTGGGCCGAGCGCTTCCACTTCGAAGCGCTGCCGCCGGCGCGTCGCCTGTCGTTGCGGCTGCGCGGAGCTGGCCCGGGGGGAGCGGCGCTGGGCCGCGTGGCATTGGCACTAGAAGAGCTGGGAGTCCCCCGCGCGCCCGCCGCGGGTCTGGAGCGCTGGTTCCCGCTGCTCGGGGCGCCAGTAGGCGCCGCGCTGCGGGCGCGGATCCGGGCGCGGCGCTTGCGCGTGCTGCCGTCCGAACGGTACAAGGAGCTGGCGGAGTTCCTCACTTTCCACTACGCGCGCCTCTGCGGGGCGCTGGAGCCCGCGCTGTCTGCCCAGGCCAAGGAGGAGCTGGCGGCTGCCATGGTGCGAGTGCTGCAGGCCACCGGCCGGGCGCAG GCACTGGTGACAGACCTGGGCACCGCAGAGCTGGCACGCAGTGGAGGCCGTGAGGCGCTGCTATTCCGGGAAAACACATTGGCCACGAAGGCCATTGATGAGTACATGAAGCTGGTGGCGCAGGATTACCTCCAAGCCACTCTGG GGCAGGTAGTGCAGCGTCTCTGTGCCTCCAGTGAGGACTGTGAGGTGGACCCCAGCAAGTGCCCGGCTCCAGAGCTGCCACAGCACCAGACCAGACTGCGGAACAGTTGTGAGGAAGTCTTCCAAAACATCATCCACTCCTACAA CTGGTTTCCAGCGGAGCTGGGCACCGTGTTCTCAGGCTGGCGAGAAGCATGCAAGGCACGTGGCTCTGAGGCACTGGGCCCCCGACTGGTGTGCGCCTCTCTCTTCTTGCGCCTCCTGTGTCCTGCCATCCTGGCACCCAGCCTCTTTGGTCTGGCACCAGAGCACCCTGCACCTGGCCCAGCCCGCACCCTCACACTGATCGCCAAGGTTATCCAGAACCTTGCCAACAGTGCCCC GTTTGGTGAGAAGGAGGCATACATGGGCTTCATGAATAGCTTTCTGGAGGATCACGGGCCAGCCATGCAACACTTCCTGGACCAAGTGGCCATGGTGGATGTGGATGCAGCACCCAGTGGCTACCAGGGCAGCAGTGACTTAGCTCTCCAGCTGGCAGTCCTGCATGCCCAGCTCTGTACCATCTTTGCTGAACTTGACCAG GCAACCCGTGACAGCCTGGAACCACTGCCCACCATCCTGCGAGCCATTGAGGAGGGCCGGCCTGTCCCTGTGACTGTGCCAATGCggctcccaccacccccagcccaagTTCACTCCAG CTTCTCTGCAGGAGAGAAGCCAGGCTTCCTGGCTCCCCGGGATCTCCCCAAGCACACCCCTCTCATCTCCAAGAGCCAATCGTTCAGCGTTCACGGCGTCCATGGCGCAGGGAGTTGGGCGCGACCGCAGCCAGACGAAGAGCGACTGCCCCGGCCGCCCCGGCCGGTGCAGCGCACACAGAGCGTCCCGGCTGGCCGCCCTGCTCGTCGCCGCCCCTCTGCAGGGCCCCGGCCACGACCCAAAAGCTCGCTCCGCACCGGGCCCGCCCCCCGAAGTCGGCCCTGGACCGGGGCCTCAGCATCTTTGCCTCGGAAGCCGTCGGTGCCGTGGCAGCGCCAGCTGGACCAGCCGCGGGATAGAGACCAGGCTCTAGGCACGCACCGACCCGTGGGCAAG TTAGCAGAGCTGCAACGTGAGGTGGCCGCCCTGCGCGAGGAACAGAAGGCTCTGTCCGGCCTGGTGGAGTCGCTGGGCACCCACCTCCGGGTTTTGACGGAGAAGCAGGAGCAGCTTCAGGGCCAGCTGCAAGACCTGGACTCCAGGCTCCGTGAAGG GACCCCGCAGTCGGATCCAGGGCATGGTGCTCCAAGCAGTGAGGATCACAGGCTTGAAAATCTG GAGCGCCGCCTGGCTGAGATGGAGCGTACTCAGGCCCAGCTGAGGAATGTGGTCGACGGCCTGCAGCTTCCCAGAACGTCGGGATCCCGGAGCCAGCCACTACCCCTCAAACCACCCTGCATCAACGGAGATACCACTTGA
- the PGLYRP2 gene encoding N-acetylmuramoyl-L-alanine amidase translates to MVAQAILWILLGLLLRLEPGTATLPLRMDSVIQALAELEQKVPATIDSHTASALLLFAQDSGPHDVLHRFLREQWNIKDTRLDPQQLSPEFQGLIKDVAQHGIRGRQEYGVVLAPDGSTVAVEPLLAGLEAGLQGNRVVSLPLDSTEAPLDTGAAFPDTGTVVLDIRAASPRFRDASPDGTSSDVRAMPPNNRATDLDDKPTSPGVRSSSPDVPVTSPDVQASSPGAKAKSPTTVDSLLVVTLARDLGLAFLQGPQTWSHSGLGTEGCWDQLSAPRTFTLSDSGASPVTMAFLNGALDGALLGDYLSRTPEPRPPLSHLLNQYYGAGVAGDSGLRSNFRRQNAAALTSAPTLTQQIWGALVLLQRLEPTHPQLQGMSQEQLAEVATNATKEFTEAFLGCPAIHPRCRWGAAPYRGSPRPLQLPLKFLYVHHTYLPAPPCTDFARCAADMRSMQRFHQDTRGWDDIGYSFVIGSDGYVYEGRGWHWVGAHTLGHNTRGFGVAFVGNYTAELPAKAALHTAQDLLPGCAVRAGLLRPDYELLGHRQLVRTDCPGDALFSLLRTWPRFAANVKPRMARRASRRSRKEPPPTNVPATDLQ, encoded by the exons CCACACTGCCCCTGCGCATGGACTCTGTCATCCAGGCCCTCGCTGAGCTCGAGCAGAAGGTACCAGCCACCATTGACAGCCACACTGCTTCTGCACTGCTGCTGTTTGCCCAGGACTCTGGCCCCCACGATGTCCTCCATCGCTTCCTGCGGGAGCAGTGGAACATCAAGGACACCAGGCTGGATCCCCAGCAACTGAGCCCAGAGTTTCAGGGCCTGATCAAGGACGTGGCCCAACATGGTATCCGCGGCAGGCAGGAATACGGAGTGGTGCTGGCACCCGATGGCTCTACAGTAGCTGTAGAGCCTCTTCTggcagggctggaggcagggctaCAAGGGAACAGAGTTGTCAGCCTGCCCTTGGACAGCACAGAGGCTCCTCTGGATACTGGAGCTGCCTTTCCAGACACTGGAACCGTGGTTCTGGATATAAGAGCCGCATCCCCAAGATTCAGGGATGCCTCCCCAGATGGTACCTCCTCAGATGTTCGAGCTATGCCTCCAAATAATAGAGCCACAGATCTAGATGACAAACCCACCTCTCCAGGTGTTAGATCTAGCTCTCCAGATGTCCCAGTCACTTCTCCAGATGTCCAAGCTTCCTCGCCAGGTGCCAAAGCCAAGTCCCCGACCACTGTGGACAGCCTCCTGGTGGTCACCCTGGCCAGAGACCTGGGTCTGGCCTTCCTCCAGGGCCCCCAGACCTGGAGCCATTCAGGCCTGGGGACCGAGGGCTGCTGGGACCAGCTCTCTGCCCCTCGTACCTTCACACTCTCAGACTCTGGGGCATCGCCAGTCACCATGGCTTTCCTCAATGGGGCCCTGGATGGGGCCCTCCTTGGAGATTATCTAAGCCGAACCCCTGAGCCTCGGCCACCTCTCAGCCACCTGTTGAACCAATACTATGGAGCCGGGGTGGCTGGAGATTCAGGACTTCGCAGCAACTTCCGACGGCAGAACGCAGCTGCTCTGACCTCAGCCCCCACCTTGACACAGCAGATATGGGGGGCCCTTGTCCTGCTACAGAGGCTGGAGCCAACACACCCTCAGCTGCAGGGCATGAGCCAAGAACAGCTGGCAGAGGTAGCCACCAATGCTACCAAGGAATTCACTGAGGCCTTCCTGG GGTGCCCGGCCATTCACCCACGTTGCCGCTGGGGCGCCGCGCCCTATAGGGGTAGCCCCAGGCCGCTGCAGCTGCCCCTCAAGTTCTTGTATGTACATCACACATACCTGCCCGCGCCACCCTGCACGGATTTCGCGCGCTGCGCCGCCGACATGCGCTCTATGCAGCGCTTCCACCAAGATACTCGGGGTTGGGACGACATCGGCTACAG TTTCGTGATCGGCTCAGACGGCTATGTGTACGAGGGCCGCGGCTGGCACTGGGTGGGCGCGCACACGTTGGGCCACAACACTCGCGGCTTCGGCGTGGCCTTCGTGGGCAACTACACAGCCGAGCTGCCTGCGAAGGCTGCGCTTCACACCGCGCAGGACCTGCTCCCTGGCTGCGCAGTGCGCGCTGGCCTCCTGCGGCCCGACTACGAGCTGTTGGGCCACCGCCAGTTGGTGCGCACTGACTGCCCTGGGGACGCGCTCTTCAGCCTGCTGCGCACCTGGCCGCGCTTCGCGGCG AATGTGAAACCAAGAATGGCCAGGAGGGCCTCCAGGAGATCCAGAAAGGAGCCACCTCCAACAAACGTGCCAGCCACAGACCTCCAATAA